One window of the Salvia splendens isolate huo1 chromosome 1, SspV2, whole genome shotgun sequence genome contains the following:
- the LOC121744132 gene encoding jasmonate-induced oxygenase 2-like, which translates to MACPSDWPEPIVRVQSLSEKCGGGGRIPERYVKPVESRPWLSEEGEEANIPVIDLAEEGEIGGRVAEACREWGFLQVVNHGVRPELMEAAQEVWRRFFQQPMEVKQAYANSPTTYEGYGSRLGVEKGAILDWSDYYFLHYLPCNLRDVNKWPSLPISLREVMDEYSREIVRLGGVLLKMLSISLGLSQDFLQNSFGGEDVGACLRVNYYPKCPQPDLTLGLSSHSDPGGMTFLLPDQNVPGLQVRRGDRWITVKPAPHAFIVNIGDQIQVLSNAIYNSVEHRVIVNSAQERISLAYFYNPKSDLLIQPAKELLAPDRPALYPAMTFDEYRLFIRTKGPKGKSQLGKS; encoded by the exons atggCTTGCCCAAGCGATTGGCCGGAGCCAATAGTCCGAGTCCAATCCCTATCCGAGAAGTGCGGAGGCGGGGGCCGGATTCCCGAGCGATACGTGAAGCCCGTGGAATCGAGGCCTTGGTTGAGCGAAGAAGGTGAAGAAGCCAACATTCCTGTGATTGACCTTGCGGAGGAGGGGGAGATTGGGGGCCGTGTGGCGGAGGCGTGCCGGGAGTGGGGTTTCTTGCAGGTGGTGAACCACGGGGTGAGGCCGGAGCTCATGGAGGCCGCTCAGGAGGTGTGGCGCCGGTTCTTCCAGCAGCCCATGGAGGTCAAGCAAGCCTACGCCAACTCCCCCACCACCTACGAGGGCTACGGAAGCCGCCTTGGCGTCGAAAAGGGCGCCATTCTTGACTGGAGCGATTACTACTTCCTTCACTACCTCCCTTGCAACTTGAGGGATGTTAACAAGTGGCCTTCCCTCCCCATTTCTCTAAg GGAGGTGATGGATGAGTACTCAAGGGAGATTGTGAGGCTAGGTGGGGTTTTGCTAAAGATGCTGTCGATAAGCCTCGGATTAAGTCAAGATTTCCTACAAAATTCGTTTGGAGGAGAAGATGTCGGGGCGTGTTTGCGGGTCAATTACTACCCGAAATGTCCGCAGCCGGATCTGACCCTAGGCTTATCCTCGCATTCGGATCCGGGTGGGATGACGTTTCTGCTGCCGGATCAGAATGTTCCAGGGCTCCAAGTCCGAAGGGGCGACCGTTGGATCACGGTCAAACCCGCCCCACACGCCTTCATTGTTAACATCGGTGATCAAATTCAG GTGTTGAGCAATGCTATTTACAATAGCGTTGAGCACAGAGTAATTGTGAATTCAGCGCAAGAGCGCATTTCACTTGCGTATTTCTATAATCCAAAAAGCGACTTACTCATACAACCGGCGAAGGAATTGTTGGCACCGGACAGACCCGCACTGTACCCAGCCATGACCTTCGATGAGTATAGGCTCTTCATTAGGACCAAGGGCCCTAAGGGAAAATCTCAATTAGGAAAATCTTAA